One Solanum pennellii chromosome 9, SPENNV200 DNA segment encodes these proteins:
- the LOC107031086 gene encoding ER membrane protein complex subunit 1: protein MAIRAFLLCIILFSSSYTSFALYEDQVGLMDWHQQYIGKVKKAVFQTQKAGRKRVVVSTEENAIAALDLRHGEIFWRQILGVNDVIDEIDIALGKYVVTLSSGGSVLRAWNLPDGQMVWESFLLGSKPSRSLLLTPTNFGADKDNVILAYGNGCLHAVSSIDGDILWKKELAENGIDVQHLVHPEEGDTIYALGIGEASQFEAYVINVRNGELLKHSSKGFTGGFSGDLSLPTSDKVVVLDSSKSSLVSISFVGGEIKFQEFQISDLQGYSGEAVLLPSKLAGMVAIKIDRSLLFVKLKDEGTLEVVDTVPHVEAVSDSLSFAEGQTAFGLIQQDGAKIQLTIKSSNDWKSHFLKESIEFDQQRGLVHKVFINNYVRTDRTYGFRALIVMEDHSLLLLQQGAVVWNREDALASIIDVTTSELPVQKDGVSVAKVEHNLFEWLKGHLLKLKATLMLATPDDVAAVQRIRLQSAEKSKMTRDHNGFRKLLIVLTRAGKLFALHTGDGRIVWSRLLNAFHKSGTCESPRGIKLHQWQVPHHHALDENPSVLVVGTCGHNSDASGILSFVDAYKGEELNYLAPVHSITQIIPLPFTDSTEQHLHLIIDSEGYGHLYPRTPEAVDIFQKELGNIYWYSVDINNNLLKGHVVKKNCKEEIADDYCFESSDLWSVIFPSDSEKIIATSTRKFSEVVHTQAKVNADQDVLYKYISKNLLFLATVTPKAMGDIGSVTPDDSWLFVYLVDTITGRVLLRMSHHGCQGPVHAVFSENWVVYHYFNLRAHRYEMSVVEIYDQSRADNKDVLKLVLGKHNLSAPVSSYSRPEIMTKSQSYFFTHSVKAVAVTSTAKGITSKQLLIGTIGDQVLALDKRFLDPRRSLNPTQAEKEEGIMPLTDTLPIMPQAFVTHALKVEGLRSIIAIPAKLESTTLIFAHGVDLFFTRLAPSKTYDSLTDDFNYALLLLTIVALVISIFVTWIWSERKDLQEKWR from the exons ATGGCGATTAGAGCTTTTCTTCTATGTATCATATTGTTTTCATCGTCTTACACGTCTTTCGCTCTCTATGAAGATCAAGTTGGACTCATGGActg GCATCAACAGTATATTGGAAAAGTGAAGAAGGCAGTGTTTCAAACACAGAAAGCTGGTAGGAAGCGTGTTGTGGTATCTACTGAAGAGAATGCAATCGCTGCTCTCGATCTTCGTCACGGCGAGATTT TTTGGAGGCAGATTTTGGGAGTCAATGATGTCATTGATGAAATCGATATCGCCTTGGGGAAAT aCGTCGTCACCCTATCATCGGGAGGAAGTGTCTTAAGAGCTTGGAACCTACCTGATGGCCAGATGGTGTGGGAGTCATTCCTTCTTGGATCAAAGCCCTCTAGATCATTGTTGTTGACTCCA ACAAACTTCGGAGCTGACAAGGACAATGTTATTCTGGCTTATGGCAATGGTTGCCTGCATGCTGTTTCAAGCATTGATGGTGACATCCTCTGGAAGAAAGAGTTAGCAGAGAACGG CATTGACGTTCAACATTTGGTTCATCCTGAAGAAGGTGACACAATATATGCTTTAGGAATTGGTGAGGCATCCCAGTTTGAAGCGTATGTAATCAATGTTAGAAATGGGGAGCTGCTGAAGCACAGTAGCAAGGGGTTTACTGGTGGATTTTCTGGTGATTTGTCATTGCCTACAAGTGACAAAGTAGTCGTGCTTGATTCATCAAAGTCAAGTTTAGTCTCTATAAGCTTTGTTGGTGGagaaattaaatttcaagaGTTCCAGATTTCTGATCTTCAGGGTTACTCAGGAGAAGCAGTATTATTACCTTCCAAACTTGCAGGAATGGTTGCCATTAAAATTGACAGATCTTTGTTGTTTGTTAAATTGAAAGATGAAGGCACACTGGAGGTAGTTGACACAGTCCCTCATGTTGAAGCTGTAAGTGATTCTTTGTCTTTTGCTGAAGGCCAGACCGCTTTTGGGCTGATTCAGCAAGATGGTGCTAAAATTCAACTTACTATCAAGTCTAGTAATGATTGGAAGAGCCATTTTCTCAAGGAAAGTATTGAATTTGACCAACAAAGGGGACTTGTGCACAAGGTCTTCATCAACAACTATGTCCGGACAGACCGAACTTATGGATTTAGGGCATTGATTGTCATGGAAGATCATTCCCTATTGTTGTTACAACAAGGTGCCGTTGTCTGGAATAGAGAAGATGCTCTTGCATCTATTATAGATGTAACAACCTCAGAGTTGCCTGTACAAAAGGATGGTGTCTCTGTTGCAAAAGTGGAGCACAACCTCTTTGAGTGGCTTAAG GGGCATTTGCTGAAACTAAAAGCGACTTTAATGCTTGCAACTCCTGATGATGTAGCAGCAGTTCAGAGAATAAGGTTACAAAGTGCTGAGAAAAGTAAGATGACGCGAGACCACAATGGATTTAGGAAGCTACTCATTGTACTTACACGAGCAGGGAAACTTTTTGCACTTCACACTGGAGATGGCCGAATCGTTTGGTCTCGACTACTGAATGCTTTCCATAAATCAGGAACTTGTGAAAGTCCAAGGGGGATCAAGTTACATCAGTGGCAGGTGCCCCATCATCATGCATTAGATGAGAACCCATCAGTCCTTGTAGTTGGAACATGTGGACATAATTCAGATGCGTCTGGTATTCTCTCCTTTGTTGATGCATACAAAGGAGAGGAGCTTAATTACTTAGCTCCTGTTCATTCCATTACGCAAATTATTCCTCTGCCATTTACTGATTCAACTGAGCAGCATCTACATCTAATAATAGATTCTGAGGGGTACGGCCACCTGTACCCTAGAACTCCTGAGGCAGTTGACATTTTTCAAAAGGAGTTGGGGAACATATATTGGTATTCAGTTGATATAAACAATAATCTCTTAAAGGGGCATGTGGTGAAGAAAAATTGCAAAGAGGAGATAGCTGATGACTACTGTTTTGAATCCAGTGACCTTTGGTCTGTTATATTCCCCTCAGATTCAGAAAAGATCATTGCAACTTCAACCAGAAAATTTAGTGAG GTTGTTCACACGCAAGCTAAAGTTAACGCTGACCAGGATGTATTGTACAAATATATATCTAAGAATTTGTTGTTTCTGGCCACTGTTACTCCTAAAGCAATGGGTGACATTGGATCAGTGACCCCTGATGATTCCTGGCTTTTTGTTTATCTTGTTGACACAATAACTGGCCGAGTGCTGCTCCGTATGTCTCATCATGGCTGTCAGGGACCTGTACATGCA GTATTTAGTGAAAATTGGGTTGTCTATCACTACTTCAACCTGCGTGCACACAGATATGAGATGTCTGTTGTTGAGATCTACGACCAGTCTCGCGCG GACAACAAAGATGTCCTGAAGCTTGTTCTTGGAAAGCATAATCTTAGTGCGCCTGTCTCTTCCTACTCGCGCCCTGAAATCATGACCAAGTCTCAATCTTACTTCTTCACACACAGTGTGAAAGCAGTAGCAGTTACCTCAACAGCAAAAGGCATCACTTCCAAACAACTGCTTATTGGAACAATTGGTGATCAG GTTTTGGCACTTGACAAGCGTTTTCTTGATCCTCGTCGATCACTGAACCCTACTCAAGCTGAAAAGGAGGAAGGGATTATGCCTCTTACTGATACATTGCCAATCATGCCACAG GCTTTCGTTACACACGCCCTTAAAGTGGAAGGCCTTAGAAGCATAATAGCTATACCAGCAAAGCTAGAGTCAACCACCCTCATCTTTGCCCACGGAGTTGATCTCTTTTTCACACGGCTTGCTCCTTCAAAGACATACGACTCTCTCACCGATGATTTCAATTATGCTTTGCTTCTCCTTACCATAGTTGCCCTAGTTATATCAATTTTCGTAACGTGGATTTGGTCTGAGAGGAAAGATTTACAGGAGAAGTGGAGGTGA
- the LOC107031087 gene encoding aspartic proteinase-like protein 2 — MSGMKLLTVVLVVAAAAAAVVVAGAEKLPAGVLSLERIFPVNGKVELEELRARDKARHARMLQSFGGGIVDFPVVGSSDPYLVGLYFTKVRLGTPPREYNVQIDTGSDILWVTCSSCDDCPRTSGLGVELNFYDATISSTASPISCADQVCASIVQTTSAECSTETNQCGYTFQYGDGSGTTGHYVADLLYFDTVLGTSLIANSSSPIVFGCSTSQSGDLTKTDRAIDGIFGFGQQGLSVISQLSSRGITPKVFSHCLKGEGNGGGILVLGEILDPRIVYSPLVPSQAHYNVYLQSIAVNGQLVPVDPSVFATSGNRGTIVDSGTTLSYIAAEAYDPFVSAIAAAVSKSARPIVSRTKPCFLVSSSIAEIFPPVSLNFDGGASMALRPADYLVHMGFVEGAAMWCIGFERQDQGVTILGDLVLKDKIIVYDLARQRIGWTDYDCSSSVNVSITSGKGEFINAGQLSVNGASGCAMFSLQHTRASALLLLLVLMIGSPFLT, encoded by the exons ATGTCTGGCATGAAGTTGTTGACTGTTGTTTTGGTGGTGGCTGCTGCCGCCGCCGCCGTGGTGGTTGCCGGAGCTGAGAAATTGCCGGCGGGGGTGCTTAGTTTGGAGAGGATTTTTCCGGTGAATGGGAAAGTGGAGCTGGAGGAGCTTAGAGCTAGGGATAAAGCTAGACATGCTCGAATGTTGCAGAGTTTTGGTGGTGGTATTGTTGATTTTCCTGTTGTTGGTTCTTCTGACCCTTATCTTGTCGG CCTTTATTTTACCAAAGTGAGACTGGGAACTCCGCCAAGAGAATATAACGTGCAGATTGATACCGGCAGTGATATCCTGTGGGTCACCTGCAGTTCCTGTGACGATTGTCCTCGAACAAGTGGACTTGGG GTCGAACTCAACTTCTATGATGCTACAATCTCATCAACTGCTTCTCCTATTTCTTGTGCGGACCAAGTGTGCGCCTCTATAGTTCAAACTACCTCTGCTGAGTGTTCTACAGAAACCAATCAGTGTGGTTACACCTTTCAGTATGGAGATGGGAGTGGCACAACTGGTCATTATGTAGCCGATTTATTATATTTCGATACAGTCCTGGGAACCTCGTTGATTGCCAACTCTTCATCACCAATTGTTTTTGG GTGCAGCACCTCTCAGTCTGGTGACTTGACCAAGACGGACAGAGCAATTGATGGGATTTTTGGGTTTGGTCAACAGGGACTATCAGTTATATCTCAATTGTCTTCTCGTGGGATTACTCCTAAAGTATTTTCACATTGCTTGAAAGGAGAGGGAAATGGTGGAGGTATACTAGTCCTTGGTGAGATTTTGGATCCGAGAATCGTATATAGTCCCCTTGTTCCGTCACA GGCGCATTACAATGTGTATCTGCAGAGCATAGCTGTTAATGGACAGTTGGTGCCTGTTGATCCATCAGTGTTTGCGACATCTGGCAATCGAGGAACTATTGTGGATTCTGGTACAACTTTGTCTTATATTGCCGCAGAAGCTTATGATCCCTTTGTCAGTGCT ATAGCTGCTGCTGTTTCAAAATCAGCAAGGCCAATCGTCTCACGAACAAAACCGTGCTTTTTAGTGTCCTCAAG CATAGCTGAGATATTTCCCCCAGTTTCTTTGAACTTCGATGGCGGCGCATCAATGGCTTTAAGACCAGCAGACTACCTTGTGCATATGGGCTTTGTT GAAGGTGCTGCTATGTGGTGCATTGGCTTTGAAAGACAAGATCAAGGTGTAACAATTTTAGGAG ATCTTGTTCTGAAAGACAAAATCATTGTGTATGACTTGGCTCGGCAAAGGATTGGATGGACAGATTATGATT GTTCCTCATCTGTGAATGTGTCCATAACCTCTGGCAAGGGTGAATTTATCAACGCTGGACAGTTGAGTGTGAACGGTGCATCAGGCTGTGCGATGTTCAGTCTGCAGCACACGAGAGCTAGTGCTCTTCTGCTACTATTGGTCCTTATGATTGGTTCCCCATTTCTAACTTAA